The genomic window GCCCACCTCAGCCAGGTCTCCTGCAGGACGTCCTCCGCATCGGCCGCGTCCCACGCCCCCGCCGCCCACGTCTGTGACAACCACAGCCCTGAGAGTCTGCCGGGCTACTGGACCGTCTCCGCCGCCGGTGACGGGGTGGCAGGCGGAGCGCTCGGGGCCATGGTGCCCGTGTCCCATCCCGGCAGGCTCGGCAGCACCGCCTCGGCGATCCGGTACAGGCTTGCCTCGTCCGGGGTTCCGGCGTCCTGGCGCCAGATCGCGAGCTCGTAGGAACCGCCGTGCCCGTCCGGGTGCTTGCCGATCACGAGGTTGTGCGCGACCCCGCCCGGCTCGGACGAGGCGGGGCCGCCGCCGAGCGAGAAGCTGAAGCCGAAGGTGTTCATCTCGTAGGTGGTGCTGAGGTGGCCGAGCACCTGAGCGCGGTGGTGTGCCGCGGTGCCCATGATCTCGGCATCGGTCACGTCCAGGTCGTCGTCGTCCGTCAGGCGCAGGGAGATCTGGCCGATCTGGACCTCGGCGCCGTGGACGACCTCCTTGGTGCCGTCCGAGCTGGTCCAGTGGGTGGGACCGGGCCCGGCGACGGTGACCCGGTCCATGGGTGCCCCGACGAGGACCGGCAGGTCGGGCCGGTTCAACGCGGCGCAGAGCGCCGGGTACCTGGGGGAATCGTCGGCGGTTGCGGCCTGGCAGGTCGCCGCCGCGGCGGGCTTGCCCGCGGCGTCCTGCCGGTGCTGCAGCACCAGCAGCCCGGCGACCAGCACCCCGCCCATCGCCAGCGCCGCCACCACCTGGGCGCCCACCCGTATGTCCGGTTCCTTGCCCGGCTCGCTGCCGGGCTCCGCCGACAGCCCTGTCCCCTGCTGATCAGTCACGGGCGAACAGTATCCAACGATCCGTTCGAATGCGCAGGACTTATCGGAGCGTCAGCCGTCGTTCGCTGTCACCGTTGTGCGGGTCGGGGCGCGTGGTGGCGTCGGACCCGGCCCCTATCCTTGGGGGCATGGAGTCGGACAGGATCGAGCTGAGCGAACGCGAACTCCGTGAGATCACAGGCTTCGCGGCGGACTGTGCGCGCAGGGCGCTGTCGATCTTCGAACGGGATCTCCCTGCCGACCCGCGCCCTCGCGACGCCATCGATGCGGCACGCGCTTTCGCCGAGGGCGGGCGGCGCACGGCCGCCCTGCGGCAGAGCGCGTGGGCGGCGTTCAGAGCGGCACGGGAGGCCGGTTCGCCCGCCGCGGTCGACGCGGCGCGGGCGGCCAGCCATGCGGCGGGCGCGGCGTACCTTCATCCCCTGGCGGATGCCCATCAGGTGAAGCACATCCTCGGCGCGGCAGCGCATGCGGCACGGGCAGAGGAGTTGGTGTCCGGAGAAGACCCGCGTGTCGGCGCGGGCACCCTTGCATGGGCGCGGCATCATGCCCCGCCGGCGGTCACCGCGGTACTCGGCCGTCTGCCCGCCGCGCCTGCCGGGGGCGGTCGCACGGGAGAGTTCATCCGCGAGCTCGACGCCGCTCTGCGTGCCTGAGGGCGGTGCGGCCGGAGGGACCGCCCGGAGGGACTCTTCCAGCGTCAACAGCTGCTTGGTGCCTCAGGGTTGGCCCTTTATTGATCTTTGGCCGGCGAGAGCCCCCCTGCTATCGTGCGCGCATGTCATCGATCAAGCAGTTCCAGGTCACCTTTGACTGCGCGGAACCCGAGCGCGTCGCTCGCTTCTGGTGCGAGGTGTTGGGGTACGTCGCACCGCCGCCACCGAAGGGGTCCGCCACCTGGGACGAGTACGACGACTCCCGAGCCCCTGAGGATCGGGGTTCGTGGTTCGCCTGCAGTGATCCCTCAGGTGTGGGCCCGCGACTGTACTTCCAGCGCGTTCCCGAAGGAAAGGCCGCCAAGAACCGGCTGCACCTCGATGTGAGGGTCGGCACCGGGCTCGTGGGTGAGGAGCGCCTCGCCGTGCTCGAGGCCGAGTGCACACGACTGCTCGCGCTCGGTGCGGTCCGGGTTCAACTGCTGTACGACGGCCATGATTCGTGCATCGTGATGCAGGACGTCGAGGGCAACGAGTTCTGTATCGACTGAGCACTCTCAGCGCCGCCACCAACGTCCCGGTCCCCTGCCGTGCCCCGCCGCGGCCCGACTCCAGTGCCCGAGGGAGTGACGGGCGTTGAGGGTTTGGGGGTGGCCCGGGCCGAGCACCCGCTCCATGGCCGACACCAGTTCCGCGAACTCCGCGGCGGCTCCGGCCGCGTCACCTCCTCGCCCGCGAAGATGGGCGTGGTTGTTGCGGATCATGAGGGTGTGGGGGTGGTCGAGGCCCAGTGTCCGCACCGCTTGCGGCAGCAGGTCGGCGTAGTCGGCGGCAGCTCCGGCCACGTCCCCCGCCATGGACCGGAAGTCCGCGAGGTTGGCGCGGACGGCGAGGGTCTGGGGGTGGTCGGGACCGAAATGGCGCACGGTGTCCGGCAGCAGTTCGGCGAACGCGGCCACTGCTCCGGCCGCATCACCCTCTCGTCCACGGAGCCGAGCGAGGTGGAGCCGGGCGGAGAGGGTGTCGCGGTGGTCGGAGCCCAGCACCCGCTCACGGTCGGCCAGCAGTGCGGCGTAGTCGGTGGCACCGGCCCGCGCATCTCCTGCCTCGCTGCGCCAACGAGCTTGATGGGAGCGGACGGTGAGCGTCTCGGGGTGGTCGGGGCCGAGCACCCGCACCAGGTCCGGCAGCAGCTCCGCGAACGCGGCGGCAGCACCGGCTGTGTCCCCGGACTCGCCCTGAAAGTGGGCGAGACTGGCGCGGACAGTGAGGGTGTCCGGGTGGTCCGGGCCCAGCACCGGCAGCAGGTGCTCCAGCAGTTCCGTGTACGCGGCCACGGCCGCGGCCGCATGCCCCGCCTCCCCCTGAGCATGGGCAAGGCCGCGGCGGGTGCTGAGGGTTATGGGGTGGTCAGGGCCGAACACCCGCGCCAGGTCCGGCAGCAGCTCCGCGAACGCGGCGCCGGCTTCGCGCGGGTCCCCCGCCTTCCACCGCGCGTGGGCGAGGCCGTGGCGGGTGCTGAGGGTTGTCGGGTGGTCGGGGCCGAACACCCGCGCCAGGTCCGGCAGCAGCTCCGCGTAGGCGGTCGCGGCTGCGGCCGGATCCCCCACCGTCCCGCGCCAGTGGGCCAGCGCGGAACGGGTGGTCAAGGTGTGGGGGTGGTCGGGGCCGTGCACCCGCTCACGGTCGCCCAGCAGTTCCGCGAACGCGGCCGCGGCGCCGGCCGGATCCCCCGACTCCCCGCGGGAGTTGGCGAGGCCGTGGCGGGTGGCGAGGGTGTCGGGGTGGTCAGGGCCCAGCACCCGCTCACGGTCGGCCAGCAGGGCGCGGTAGGCGACGACGGCGCCGGCCGCATCACCCGACTTCCCCTGCAGGGCAATGAGATTGTGGCGGGTGGTGAGCGTGTGAGGGTGGTCGGGGCCGAGCCCTCGCTCCTGGTCCGCCAACAGCTCCGCGAACGCGGCCCTGCCTCCGGCCGTGTCCCCCGACTCCCCCCGGGCGTGGGCGAGGCCGTGGCGGGTGGCGAGGGTCGTGGGGTGGTCGGGGCCGAGCACCCGCACCAGGTCCGGCAGCAGTTCCGCGAGCGCGGCCGCGCCCCCAGCCGTATCCCCCGACTGAACCCGGGCGGAGGCGAGGTAGTGGCGGGTGACGAGCGTGTGGAGGTGGTCGGGGCCCAGCACCCGCTCACGGTCGGCCAGCAGGGCGCGGTAGGCGACGACGGCGCCGGCCGCATCCCCCGATTCCCCCCGGACGTGGGCGAGGTTCTGGCGGACCATGTGGGTGTGGCGGTGGTCGCGGCCGAACAACTGCGTGACGAGCGCCAGCAGTTCCGTGAACGCGGCGGCGGCTCCGGCTGCGTCTCCCGAGAGCCCCCGAGCGTAGGCGAGGCTGTTGAGGGCGGAGAGGGTGTCGGAATGGTCGGGGCCGAGGCGACGCCTTGTTTCCACGACGTAGCGCTCGAAGTACTCGCGGGCGGCACCGGCCCGGCCGCCGTCGCCGAGGCTCCGGCCCGCGCGTTGCAGCACCGGGTGGGCGCGGGGATCGTACAAGGCGTCTTCGGCGTGGCCGGTCAGGGCGCCGGAATTGGCGCGCAGGGCCTGCACGAGGGCGGTGTCGCGCTCGACGTCGGGCCATCCGGCGACGAGCGCGTCGGCGGCGGTACGGGCGACCCGGTCGTGCTGGGTGGTGGTGAACGTGTCGCGGGTGGCGCGCTGGACGAGCCGGTGGACGCGAACGGCGTGGTGGGGGGTGTCGGGGGTGTGGTCGATCAGGTTGAGGCGGTGCAGAGCACGCAATGCGCCTCTCGCTTCCTCGGCCGCCACCGGGGCGGGTTCCTGTTCGCCGGTGGCACGGTCTTCGCCGAGGTGGGCCAGGGCGGGCGCGCCGGCCAGGACGTGGCCGGGGATGCCGTTGGGGTCGAGCATCGCGGCTAATCGGAGCATGGGCCGGGCGAGGCCGCCGGGGCGGAGCTGGTCGGCCCGTTCGATGGACAGTGACCAGGTGGCGGCCACGGTGGCCGCCTGGTCGTCGGGCAGGCTGTCGGCCTCGGGCACCAGGTCGGCCAGGTTCCGCTTCCGGTCGGCCAGCAGCCGTCGGTAGTCGGCGCAGGTGATGGCGGCGTCGACGATGTAGGCGACGGCTTGGGCGAGGGCGAGCGGCAGGTGGCCCAGATCGGCGCCCAGGCCGTCGATCTCCTCGGCGGGCTCGTGGCGGCCGTGGGTCCGGAGTGCGGTGGTGAGGTAGGCCGCGGCGTCGCAGGGTGCGAACACCCCCACCTGTACGAAACGCCGGCCCGGGCCGGCCAGGGCGGCATCGCGACGGCGGGTGGTGACCAGCGTCCGCCCGTGCGGACTGTCCGGCGGCCACAGCCCGCGCACATCGGACAGCTCGGCGAGGTCGTCGAGGACCACCAGCCACCGGCACGGCTGCTGACCGGCCTTGGGCTCCAGCCAGGCCAGGAACGCCCGCTCGGCCTGCTCCGGCTTCCTGGGGTCCGCCGCCAGCACCTCGATGCCGGCCTGCGCGTACCCGTCCTTGATCGCCTGGCGGCTGCTCGCGCTGATCCACACCAGCACGTCCACCCCGTCCTGCTCCCAGGCGGTGCGGGTGTAGTCGGCGGCCAGCTGCGTCTTGCCCACCCCGCCGCTGCCGGTCAGCACCTGGCTGACCACCGTGGTGCCTCCGCCGTCGGCCGCGTCCCGCAACTGGTGGACTTCGGCCCGGTGCTGGAAGGATCCGGCCCGAGGGGGGATCACCCCGACCTGATGCGGCCAGGCGGCCGGAGTTCGAGGTGGGGCGTGGTGGTGGACCTGCTCGGCGTAGCCGACGGCAACGCTGCCGTGATCGGCGAAGACGTCGAAGAGCCGAGCAGGAGTGGCCGAGATGTCTCCGGGTACGCTCAGCCCTGCTGCGGACCCGGCTGCGAAGGGTTTCCCAAGGTCACGTTCCCCATGGTCCACGCCGCTGCGGAGCCGTGGTCGGCGCGGATCCGCACATCCCCGACCACCGCTTGACCGCCGTCACCGACCGATACCGCGAAGGGGGCGTACTGGGCCAGCAGGGCGCGCAGCTCCTCGGCGGCGCGGGTCTGCTCGGCCCCGTCCAGGCTCTCCAACACGGCTTCGATCCGGGTCTGCCATGCGGCCTCCTGGCGGATCCGCACCCGCTCGGCCCCGGCTACCCCGGCGGACTCCAGCTCGCCGGCGGCCTGGTCCAGGCGCTCCAGCTCCGCCCGTTCGCGCAGCTCGTCACCGCGGCCGAACCAACGAGCCACCGCCTGCCGCAATCCGGCCCACACGTCCGTCCCCGCCGCCTGCACCACCGCGGTCCCGCCTGCTGCGGCCAACACCGCCAGTTCCTGAGCCAACATCCCCGTGCCCCTTCCGGTACGCGCCTGCACAGCACCTTACGCCGCATCAAGTGCCCGTTCAGCACCGTGAAGTAAGGACGCGTCAGATCGGTGACCGGTTTCCTCCGGCGATGCGCTTTCGACGCCAGTGGCCGAGGGGACGGTCAGCCGGACCGACGCGGCTGCTCGCCGGCCCGGCGCAGGGCGGCGGTGAGGGAGCCGGCCACGGGGTCGGCCGAGGGCTGGCGCGGGTGCAGGGCGGCGGGCGGCAGGGCGGCCCAGGTGAGGTCCGCGAGGTGCGCGGTCAGCTGGGTGACGCGTTCGCGCAGCAGTGCCTCGCGGTCCAGGGTGGCGAACGCCGGTGGCAGGAACTCGCGCAGTTCCTCGATCCGCTCGGCGGCCCCGGCGACCACCGTGCGCAGGACGCTCTCCCAACTGACGCCCTTGAAGCCGATGGTGATGTGCAGGGAGGGTTCGTCGCCGGTCTCGCCCGCGTGCACGAAGCCGCGCGGGATGTAGAGGCTCTGGCCCTCCTTGAGCACCGCGTCCAGCACCGGCTCGACCGCCTTCGGGTCGACCGTCAGCACGCGGCTGGGCAGAGGCCGCACCGGGCGGCCGACCCGCCAGCGCTTCGAGCCTTGCAGCTGGCGCAGGAAGACGCCGACGAGGTCGTAGTGGGGCGCGGCGCCGCGGCCCCGGGGCGGGGTGAGGAACGCGGCGCAGTCCACCTCGTAGTCGGTCTCGCGGGCGAGTTCGGCGGCGAACGCGGCCACCTCCGGGGCGTGCGTCTGCAGTTCCTCCAGCACCAGGGTGGCGCCCTGTCCGACCAGTTCGGCGATCCGGCCGCCGTCGGCCAGTTGCTCGCGGCTGCGCGGGTTGGTGCCGCGGTAGCGCCGGTAGTGCTCGTCGGGCAGCAGCTTCCCGTCGCGGAAGAGCCGCACGGCGGTCAGCGGGAGGCCGGTGTGGATCATCCGCTCGGCGGCGGCGAGCGAGAACACGTCGCCGAGATCATCCAGCCCCGAGCTGACGAACGGCTCGCGGTCCCAAGCGCGTTCGAGCCCGACGGGATCCTCCGTGAGCCTGCGCAGGCTGTCCATGGTACCTCCGGGTACGAGGCGGTCCGGGTCGGCGAGAGCTGCCGGCCCGGACTGGCGATCGGGGTGGGACGCGGTGACGGGGTGGTCAGGACGCGCCGGACTGGATGCCGCAGGGCGCGGCGTCCTCGTCATCCCCACCAGCGCTGTGCGCCACCACATCACCCGGCACAGCCGCCACGCCGAACTGAACACCACACGGCGCCGCGTCCTCGTCATCCCCACCGGCGCTGTGCGCCTCCACGTCGTCCGGGACGGCGTTGAACTGGATGACGCAGCCGTTTGCGGCGCCGTCCTCGTCATCGTCGCTGAAGTGTGCCTGCACGTCGGGGTTGCTCATGGGGACCTCCTCCGTCCGGGTCGAACCCGCGTCCGACACCACCGGCGACGCTAGGGGCGCCCGGTTGGGCCGCGGTATGCGCGCGGCTGCCTGGGGGCTTGGGCACGACGCACGGGACCTTTGCCGGTCCATCACTTCCTGCCCGCACTCTTGCGGGTCAGGGCTGCTTCGCCGAAGCTGACGGAACGGCCCGAACCGACTGCGAGGGGGACCGCATGCGCGGTGACGTCGTTCCGCCCGGTCGGCTGTGCTGTACGCTGCTCGGTCCGCTGCGGGTCAGCCGCGATTCGCGCCCGCTCGAACTCGGGCCCTACAAGCAGCGGTTGCTGTTGGCCGCACTCCTCTGTCGGGCCAACACGGTACTCTCGGTGGACCAGTTGATCGAGGCACTCTGGCCCGACGGCCAACCGCGCACCGCACGCAAGAACCTCCAGGTGTACGTCTCCGCGCTGCGCAAGATCATGCCCGACCACATCGACCACCTCCCCTACGGCTACACCCTCGTGGCGGATGCGGAGGAGTCCGACCTGCTGCGCTTCGAGGAGCTGACCGCCGCCGGCCGGCACGCGCAGCACCAGGGCGACCGGGCGGGTGCCGCGGAGCTGCTCGGCCGGGCGGTGCGGCTCTGGCGGGACCGGCCCCTGGTGGACCTGCTCGACAGCCCGTTCGCGGCCGAGGAGTCCCAGCGGCTGACCGAGCGCTTCCTGGCCGCCTACGAGGACTGGGCGGAGCTGGAGGTGGAGACCGGACGGGCGCACGGGCTGCTCGACCAGCTGGGCGAGCTGGCGGGCCACCACCCCTTCCGGGAGCGGCTGGTGGCGCTGCACATGACGGCGCTGGACCAGGTCGGCGGCCGGCGCAAGGCGCTGGCCTGCTTCGAGGCGCACCGCCAGTTCATCGCCCGGGAGCTGGGCCTGG from Kitasatospora sp. NBC_01250 includes these protein-coding regions:
- a CDS encoding DUF6215 domain-containing protein yields the protein MTDQQGTGLSAEPGSEPGKEPDIRVGAQVVAALAMGGVLVAGLLVLQHRQDAAGKPAAAATCQAATADDSPRYPALCAALNRPDLPVLVGAPMDRVTVAGPGPTHWTSSDGTKEVVHGAEVQIGQISLRLTDDDDLDVTDAEIMGTAAHHRAQVLGHLSTTYEMNTFGFSFSLGGGPASSEPGGVAHNLVIGKHPDGHGGSYELAIWRQDAGTPDEASLYRIAEAVLPSLPGWDTGTMAPSAPPATPSPAAETVQ
- a CDS encoding putative immunity protein yields the protein MESDRIELSERELREITGFAADCARRALSIFERDLPADPRPRDAIDAARAFAEGGRRTAALRQSAWAAFRAAREAGSPAAVDAARAASHAAGAAYLHPLADAHQVKHILGAAAHAARAEELVSGEDPRVGAGTLAWARHHAPPAVTAVLGRLPAAPAGGGRTGEFIRELDAALRA
- a CDS encoding VOC family protein, whose protein sequence is MSSIKQFQVTFDCAEPERVARFWCEVLGYVAPPPPKGSATWDEYDDSRAPEDRGSWFACSDPSGVGPRLYFQRVPEGKAAKNRLHLDVRVGTGLVGEERLAVLEAECTRLLALGAVRVQLLYDGHDSCIVMQDVEGNEFCID
- a CDS encoding tetratricopeptide repeat protein, which gives rise to MIPPRAGSFQHRAEVHQLRDAADGGGTTVVSQVLTGSGGVGKTQLAADYTRTAWEQDGVDVLVWISASSRQAIKDGYAQAGIEVLAADPRKPEQAERAFLAWLEPKAGQQPCRWLVVLDDLAELSDVRGLWPPDSPHGRTLVTTRRRDAALAGPGRRFVQVGVFAPCDAAAYLTTALRTHGRHEPAEEIDGLGADLGHLPLALAQAVAYIVDAAITCADYRRLLADRKRNLADLVPEADSLPDDQAATVAATWSLSIERADQLRPGGLARPMLRLAAMLDPNGIPGHVLAGAPALAHLGEDRATGEQEPAPVAAEEARGALRALHRLNLIDHTPDTPHHAVRVHRLVQRATRDTFTTTQHDRVARTAADALVAGWPDVERDTALVQALRANSGALTGHAEDALYDPRAHPVLQRAGRSLGDGGRAGAAREYFERYVVETRRRLGPDHSDTLSALNSLAYARGLSGDAAGAAAAFTELLALVTQLFGRDHRHTHMVRQNLAHVRGESGDAAGAVVAYRALLADRERVLGPDHLHTLVTRHYLASARVQSGDTAGGAAALAELLPDLVRVLGPDHPTTLATRHGLAHARGESGDTAGGRAAFAELLADQERGLGPDHPHTLTTRHNLIALQGKSGDAAGAVVAYRALLADRERVLGPDHPDTLATRHGLANSRGESGDPAGAAAAFAELLGDRERVHGPDHPHTLTTRSALAHWRGTVGDPAAAATAYAELLPDLARVFGPDHPTTLSTRHGLAHARWKAGDPREAGAAFAELLPDLARVFGPDHPITLSTRRGLAHAQGEAGHAAAAVAAYTELLEHLLPVLGPDHPDTLTVRASLAHFQGESGDTAGAAAAFAELLPDLVRVLGPDHPETLTVRSHQARWRSEAGDARAGATDYAALLADRERVLGSDHRDTLSARLHLARLRGREGDAAGAVAAFAELLPDTVRHFGPDHPQTLAVRANLADFRSMAGDVAGAAADYADLLPQAVRTLGLDHPHTLMIRNNHAHLRGRGGDAAGAAAEFAELVSAMERVLGPGHPQTLNARHSLGHWSRAAAGHGRGPGRWWRR
- a CDS encoding JmjC domain-containing protein — encoded protein: MDSLRRLTEDPVGLERAWDREPFVSSGLDDLGDVFSLAAAERMIHTGLPLTAVRLFRDGKLLPDEHYRRYRGTNPRSREQLADGGRIAELVGQGATLVLEELQTHAPEVAAFAAELARETDYEVDCAAFLTPPRGRGAAPHYDLVGVFLRQLQGSKRWRVGRPVRPLPSRVLTVDPKAVEPVLDAVLKEGQSLYIPRGFVHAGETGDEPSLHITIGFKGVSWESVLRTVVAGAAERIEELREFLPPAFATLDREALLRERVTQLTAHLADLTWAALPPAALHPRQPSADPVAGSLTAALRRAGEQPRRSG